Proteins found in one Planococcus citri chromosome 2, ihPlaCitr1.1, whole genome shotgun sequence genomic segment:
- the LOC135837439 gene encoding non-structural maintenance of chromosomes element 3 homolog, producing the protein MVDADEIDIDDYAGQVVLYLLSQQCKNSTVKKPELIKAVLPDLGRKNIKAIFDEAKNSLKKIHGANLIELEESTKQLMLVNAVPTDPPLNWSDEIRKQQAILLPVLSLIFMSGGSAPENDVKTLLRKLRIINDNELSYDSEEFGDVEKILKNVLVSQRYLNYGTTKPRNAAEKDVPISVFTWGIRSELEISKEKILKFVSDVYGVDVTNWPDQLASLNR; encoded by the exons ATGGTTGACGCAGACGAAATAGATATTGACGATTACGCAGGACAAGTTGTGCTGTATCTTCTGTCACAGCAATGCAAAAACTCGACGGTCAAGAAACCCGAACTAATCAAAGCTGTCTTGCCAGACTTAGGTCGTAAAAATATCAAAGCAATTTTTGACGAAGCTAAGAATAGCTTGAAGAAA ATCCATGGAGCGAACTTAATCGAATTGGAGGAAAGTACCAAACAACTTATGCTCGTGAACGCAGTTCCCACCGATCCCCCTTTGAACTGGAGcgatgaaattagaaaacaaCAGGCTATACTTCTACCGGTCTTATCTCTTATATTCATGAGCGGAGGTTCGGCTCCTGAAA aCGACGTTAAAACCTTGCTGAGGAAATTGAGGATTATCAATGACAATGAGCTTTCTTACGATAGTGAAGAATTCGGTGATGTTGAAAAGATACTAAAAAAT GTTTTAGTTAGTCAACGTTACCTGAATTATGGCACTACCAAGCCCCGAAACGCAGCAGAAAAAGATGTTCCGATCAGTGTTTTTACTTGGGGTATTAGATCCGAATTAGAAATCAGCAAGGAGAAAATACTGAAGTTCGTCAGCGAT GTGTATGGAGTGGATGTTACCAACTGGCCCGATCAGTTGGCGTCGTTAAACAGATAG